The following proteins come from a genomic window of Novosphingobium aromaticivorans DSM 12444:
- the carB gene encoding carbamoyl-phosphate synthase large subunit: protein MPKRTDISSILIIGAGPIIIGQACEFDYSGTQAVKALKEEGYRIILVNSNPATIMTDPDMAHATYVEPITPEVVARIIEKERPDALLPTMGGQTALNTALALFNDGTLEKYGVQMIGANADAIDKAEDRQRFREAMDKIGLESARSGVAHTIDEALEVLERTGLPSIIRPSFTMGGTGGGIAYNKEEFVKIVKGGLEASPTTEVLIEESLLGWKEYEMEVVRDRKDNAIIICSIENVDPMGVHTGDSITVAPALTLTDKEYQIMRNASIAVLREIGVETGGSNVQFAVNPADGRLIVIEMNPRVSRSSALASKATGFPIAKVAAKLAVGYTLDEIMNDITGATPAAFEPTIDYVVTKIPRFAFEKFKGSEPLLGTAMKSVGEVMAIGRNIKESMQKALRGLETGLDGFNRVVELEGASRDEITAALARATPERLLVIAQAFREGLSVDEVHAVTKYEPWFLRHIHEIVSEEKAIQQDGLPNDAAGLRRLKAMGFSDKRLATLAVRSVGVAGGLGETQAKRSGLLHDTLRAMAGATSEDEVRALRHKLGVRPVFKRIDSCAAEFEAVTPYMYSTYEGALFGEPENEANPSDRKKIVILGGGPNRIGQGIEFDYCCCHACYALDEAGFETIMVNCNPETVSTDYDTSDRLYFEPLTAEDVLEILAVEQSKGELVGVIVQFGGQTPLKLAQALQDAGIPILGTSPDSIDLAEDRERFAALVARLGLKQPANGIARSRDEAVAVASRIGYPVLIRPSYVLGGRAMEIVDSQAQLDDYIATAVQVSGDSPVLIDQYLRDAIECDVDALADGDEVTVAGVMQHIEEAGIHSGDSACTLPPYSLPAEIVAEMERQAVLLARGLDVRGLMNIQFAVKDGEVYLIEVNPRASRTVPFVAKAVGQPIAKFAARIMAGEKLTDLPPIKREIDYMAVKEAVFPFARFPGIDPVLSPEMKSTGEVMGIDGTFAVAFAKSQLGAGVRLPQGGTLFVSVKDSDKPVVLPAVRKLAELGFRIVATGGTARYLSDEGVNVERVNKVAEGRPHIVDRIIDGEIALIFNTTEGWQSHKDSQSIRASALGAKVPYFTTAAASVATVEAIEALRTAELEVRSLQDYYG from the coding sequence ATGCCCAAACGCACTGACATCTCCTCGATCCTGATCATCGGCGCCGGGCCGATCATCATCGGCCAGGCTTGCGAGTTCGATTATTCGGGCACGCAGGCGGTGAAGGCGCTCAAGGAAGAGGGCTATCGCATCATCCTGGTCAACTCGAACCCCGCGACGATCATGACCGATCCGGATATGGCGCACGCGACCTATGTCGAGCCGATCACGCCCGAAGTCGTCGCCAGGATCATCGAGAAGGAGCGCCCCGATGCGCTGCTCCCCACGATGGGCGGGCAGACCGCGCTCAACACCGCGCTCGCGCTGTTCAACGATGGCACGCTGGAAAAGTATGGCGTCCAGATGATCGGCGCCAATGCCGATGCGATCGACAAGGCCGAAGACCGCCAGCGCTTCCGCGAGGCGATGGACAAGATCGGCCTCGAATCCGCGCGTTCGGGCGTGGCACACACCATCGACGAAGCGCTTGAGGTTCTCGAGCGCACCGGCTTGCCCTCGATCATCCGCCCCAGCTTCACCATGGGCGGCACCGGCGGCGGCATTGCCTACAACAAGGAAGAGTTCGTCAAGATCGTGAAGGGCGGGCTCGAGGCCTCGCCCACCACCGAAGTCCTGATCGAGGAATCGCTCCTCGGCTGGAAGGAATACGAGATGGAGGTTGTCCGCGACAGGAAGGACAACGCCATCATCATCTGCTCGATCGAGAACGTCGATCCGATGGGCGTCCACACCGGCGACTCGATCACCGTCGCGCCCGCGTTGACGCTGACCGACAAGGAATACCAGATCATGCGCAACGCCAGCATCGCTGTGCTGCGCGAGATCGGTGTCGAGACCGGCGGTTCCAACGTGCAGTTCGCGGTCAACCCCGCCGACGGCCGCCTGATCGTGATCGAGATGAACCCGCGCGTCTCGCGCTCCTCGGCGCTGGCGTCGAAGGCCACCGGCTTCCCGATCGCCAAGGTCGCGGCCAAGCTCGCCGTGGGCTATACGCTCGACGAGATCATGAACGACATCACCGGGGCCACCCCGGCGGCGTTCGAGCCGACCATCGACTACGTCGTCACCAAGATCCCGCGCTTCGCGTTCGAGAAGTTCAAGGGCTCCGAACCGCTGCTCGGCACCGCGATGAAGTCGGTTGGCGAAGTCATGGCGATCGGCCGCAACATCAAGGAATCGATGCAGAAGGCCCTGCGCGGCCTCGAAACCGGCCTCGACGGCTTCAACCGCGTGGTCGAGCTGGAAGGCGCCAGCCGCGACGAGATCACCGCCGCGCTCGCCCGCGCCACGCCCGAACGCCTGCTGGTCATCGCCCAGGCCTTCCGCGAAGGCCTGTCTGTCGATGAAGTCCATGCGGTCACCAAGTACGAGCCCTGGTTCCTGCGCCACATCCACGAGATCGTGAGCGAGGAAAAGGCCATACAGCAGGACGGCTTGCCCAACGACGCCGCCGGCCTGCGCCGGCTCAAGGCGATGGGCTTTTCCGACAAGCGGCTGGCGACGCTCGCCGTGCGTTCGGTCGGTGTTGCGGGCGGGTTGGGCGAGACCCAGGCCAAGCGCTCGGGCCTGCTGCACGATACTTTGCGCGCCATGGCCGGTGCCACCAGCGAAGACGAGGTGCGCGCGCTACGCCACAAGCTCGGCGTGCGCCCGGTGTTCAAGCGCATCGATAGCTGCGCGGCCGAGTTCGAGGCGGTCACGCCCTATATGTACTCGACCTACGAAGGCGCGCTGTTCGGCGAGCCCGAGAACGAGGCGAACCCGTCCGACCGCAAGAAGATCGTGATCCTCGGCGGCGGCCCGAACCGCATCGGGCAGGGCATCGAGTTCGACTACTGCTGCTGCCACGCATGCTACGCGCTGGATGAGGCAGGGTTCGAGACCATCATGGTCAACTGCAACCCGGAAACCGTGTCGACCGACTACGACACTTCCGATCGACTCTACTTCGAGCCGCTGACGGCCGAGGACGTGCTGGAAATCCTCGCGGTCGAGCAATCGAAGGGCGAACTGGTCGGCGTGATCGTGCAGTTCGGCGGACAGACCCCGCTCAAGCTGGCGCAGGCGCTGCAGGATGCGGGCATCCCGATCCTCGGCACGTCGCCGGACTCGATCGACCTGGCCGAAGACCGCGAGCGCTTTGCCGCGCTGGTCGCCAGGCTCGGGCTCAAGCAGCCGGCCAACGGCATCGCCCGCAGCCGCGACGAGGCCGTCGCGGTGGCCAGTCGCATCGGCTATCCGGTTCTCATCCGTCCCAGCTATGTGCTTGGTGGCCGCGCGATGGAAATCGTCGACAGCCAGGCCCAGCTCGACGACTACATCGCCACCGCCGTTCAGGTCTCGGGTGACAGCCCGGTGCTGATCGACCAGTACCTGCGCGATGCGATCGAGTGCGACGTCGATGCGCTGGCCGATGGCGACGAAGTCACCGTCGCTGGCGTCATGCAGCACATCGAGGAAGCCGGCATCCACTCGGGCGACAGTGCCTGCACCCTGCCGCCTTACAGCCTGCCGGCCGAGATCGTGGCCGAGATGGAGCGCCAGGCGGTCCTTCTCGCGCGCGGCCTCGACGTGCGCGGTCTGATGAACATCCAGTTCGCGGTGAAGGACGGCGAGGTCTACCTGATCGAGGTCAACCCGCGCGCCAGCCGTACCGTGCCCTTCGTCGCCAAGGCCGTGGGCCAGCCCATCGCCAAGTTTGCAGCTCGCATCATGGCGGGTGAAAAGCTGACCGACCTCCCGCCGATCAAGCGCGAGATCGACTACATGGCGGTCAAGGAAGCTGTGTTCCCGTTTGCCCGTTTCCCCGGCATCGACCCGGTGCTTTCGCCCGAGATGAAGTCGACGGGCGAAGTCATGGGCATCGATGGAACCTTCGCGGTCGCCTTCGCCAAGTCGCAGCTCGGCGCGGGTGTGCGCCTGCCGCAGGGCGGGACGCTGTTCGTCTCGGTCAAGGATTCGGACAAGCCGGTGGTTCTGCCCGCCGTGCGCAAGCTGGCCGAACTGGGCTTCCGCATTGTCGCCACCGGCGGCACCGCTCGCTACCTTTCGGACGAGGGCGTGAACGTCGAGCGTGTGAACAAGGTGGCCGAAGGCCGTCCGCATATCGTCGATCGCATCATCGACGGCGAGATCGCCTTGATCTTCAACACCACCGAAGGTTGGCAGAGCCACAAGGACTCGCAGTCGATCCGCGCTTCGGCACTGGGGGCGAAGGTGCCGTACTTCACGACTGCCGCCGCATCGGTTGCAACAGTTGAGGCGATCGAGGCTCTGCGGACTGCCGAACTTGAAGTGCGTTCGTTGCAAGACTATTATGGCTGA
- the carA gene encoding glutamine-hydrolyzing carbamoyl-phosphate synthase small subunit: MADPALSHAPQPDGATGVLVLADGSVAWGRGFGAAGAAVGEVCFNTAMTGYQEVMTDPSYAGQVVTFTFPHIGNVGTNPDDMESHDTPGAVGCVVREDVTAPANFRAAGTFQQWMEQQGKIGISGLDTRALTRRIRLSGAPNAVIAHDPKGQFDIPALIERARSWPGLEGMDLARVVTRDGQEAWEGSVWHLGEGFTKPQGTGRPHVVAMDFGAKDNIFRNLVKAGADVTIVPAETSLETILSLKPAGVFLSNGPGDPAATGAYAVPVIQKLLEMDMPVFGICLGHQMLALAAGARTTKMHQGHRGANHPVKRIEDGVVEITSMNHGFAVDNAPGALGDKVIETHVSLFDGSNCGIAVKGKKAFGVQYHPEASPGPQDSFYLFEKFVASLV; this comes from the coding sequence ATGGCCGACCCCGCACTTTCGCACGCGCCTCAACCAGATGGCGCGACGGGAGTCCTTGTACTTGCCGATGGGTCTGTTGCCTGGGGACGTGGATTTGGCGCTGCTGGTGCGGCCGTTGGCGAGGTGTGCTTCAACACCGCGATGACCGGATACCAGGAAGTGATGACCGATCCGTCCTATGCGGGACAGGTCGTCACCTTCACTTTTCCGCACATCGGCAACGTCGGCACCAATCCGGACGACATGGAAAGCCATGACACGCCGGGCGCCGTGGGCTGCGTGGTGCGCGAGGACGTGACCGCGCCCGCCAACTTCCGCGCTGCCGGCACCTTCCAGCAGTGGATGGAGCAGCAGGGCAAGATCGGCATCTCCGGCCTCGACACCCGCGCGCTGACGCGCCGTATCCGCCTTTCAGGCGCGCCGAACGCGGTGATCGCGCACGATCCGAAGGGCCAGTTCGACATTCCCGCGCTGATCGAACGCGCGCGGTCCTGGCCCGGTCTCGAAGGCATGGACCTTGCCCGCGTCGTTACACGCGACGGGCAGGAAGCCTGGGAAGGCTCGGTCTGGCATCTGGGCGAGGGCTTCACCAAGCCCCAAGGCACTGGCCGTCCGCACGTCGTCGCCATGGATTTCGGCGCGAAGGACAACATTTTCCGCAATCTGGTGAAGGCCGGCGCGGACGTGACGATCGTGCCCGCCGAAACCAGCCTCGAGACGATCCTTTCGCTCAAGCCCGCAGGCGTGTTCCTGTCGAACGGTCCGGGCGACCCGGCGGCGACCGGCGCCTACGCCGTGCCGGTGATCCAGAAGCTGCTCGAGATGGACATGCCGGTTTTCGGCATCTGCCTCGGCCACCAGATGCTGGCGCTCGCCGCCGGTGCACGCACCACCAAGATGCACCAGGGCCACCGCGGTGCGAACCACCCGGTCAAGCGCATCGAGGACGGCGTCGTCGAGATCACCTCGATGAACCACGGCTTTGCTGTCGACAACGCGCCGGGCGCGCTGGGCGACAAGGTGATCGAAACTCACGTCTCGCTGTTCGACGGCTCGAACTGCGGTATCGCGGTCAAGGGCAAGAAGGCGTTCGGCGTGCAATACCACCCGGAAGCTTCGCCCGGCCCGCAGGACAGTTTCTACCTGTTCGAGAAGTTTGTAGCGTCGCTCGTTTGA
- a CDS encoding GatB/YqeY domain-containing protein yields MIRDTIKAAQVAAMKSGDKPRLAAVRLILAKLKDKDIELRTASAVPEDDVLVTDVLQKMAKQRRESITLYEQGGRQELADVEKAELAVIEEFLPQQMSEDDTKAAIAAIIAETGAAGMKDMGKVVAALKAKHGTQLDMGKASGLVKAALAG; encoded by the coding sequence ATGATCCGCGACACGATCAAGGCCGCGCAGGTGGCCGCCATGAAGTCTGGCGACAAGCCCCGTCTCGCCGCCGTCCGCCTCATCCTTGCCAAGCTCAAGGACAAGGACATCGAACTGCGTACCGCGTCGGCCGTGCCGGAGGACGACGTGCTCGTCACCGACGTCCTCCAGAAGATGGCCAAGCAGCGCCGCGAATCGATCACGCTCTACGAACAGGGCGGCCGACAGGAACTGGCTGACGTGGAAAAGGCCGAGCTGGCGGTGATCGAGGAATTCCTGCCGCAGCAGATGAGCGAGGACGACACCAAGGCGGCCATCGCCGCGATCATCGCCGAGACCGGTGCGGCAGGCATGAAGGACATGGGCAAGGTCGTGGCGGCGCTCAAGGCGAAACACGGCACTCAGCTCGACATGGGCAAGGCAAGCGGGCTGGTGAAGGCTGCGCTGGCCGGCTGA
- a CDS encoding endonuclease domain-containing protein, whose protein sequence is MNGVRFDRQFPVGQYICDFVSREKRLVIELDGGQHASAVEFDERRTRFLNERGYRVIRFWNNEVIENIDGVLQVIGQTLDNIPSPGPSLRREGRLRTRAHRGGETT, encoded by the coding sequence ATGAACGGCGTCCGCTTCGACCGCCAGTTTCCGGTGGGCCAGTACATTTGCGATTTCGTTTCACGGGAAAAGCGGCTGGTGATCGAACTGGATGGCGGCCAGCATGCCAGCGCGGTCGAATTTGATGAACGGCGCACGCGGTTTCTCAACGAACGGGGATATCGCGTGATCCGGTTCTGGAATAACGAGGTCATCGAGAACATTGACGGGGTGTTGCAGGTGATCGGGCAAACGTTGGACAACATTCCCTCCCCCGGCCCCTCCCTCAGGCGGGAGGGGCGTTTGCGGACCCGCGCGCACCGCGGCGGCGAGACCACATGA
- the dnaG gene encoding DNA primase, translating into MTLTPQWLDELRTRISLSGLIGRSVRVQKAGREFKACCPFHNEKTPSFTINDEKGFYHCFGCGAHGDAIRWMTDHQGLPFMEAVKELALQAGMEVPAPDPRAAKRAEQQKSLHDVMQAAQDFFVRCLGEERGTEARRYLASRGFPAGIVRDFGFGFAPDSRTALKEALSGFPDEMLIEAGLRIVVEGKEPYDRFRGRLMLPILDPRGRVIAFGGRILTAEKTDAPKYLNSPDTPLFDKGRTVYNLHRAGPASRQNGRVVVVEGYMDVVALAAAGIGEAVAPLGTALTEHQIERLWRLVETPTLCFDGDAAGQRAAMRAITRALPLLRPGHSLRIVTLPQGMDPDDVVKKQGPAAMEALLDGARSLVDVLWEVERDAAPLATPEDKAGLKARLLAHCETIQHPDIKSLYRRELTERFGELAFARKERAPFQPRQGGSAARGKGQPWKPAPPPLAEQDKAKMLRIGTGPSTSLLAAVLDGLLRHPQQIARHADSLARLRPDDPATCALIDALLVLSDGVQPLESEALRPILLERGLRLPSAQDYAGMRFGFLTGSGDSAADELAEAVAILVEWPAVEEALAEATRRAETELSDENFAEQQRLRARSMALRARLGQMGRARAAL; encoded by the coding sequence ATGACCCTCACCCCGCAATGGCTGGACGAACTCCGCACCCGCATCTCGCTGTCGGGGCTGATCGGGCGTTCGGTTCGCGTCCAGAAGGCGGGGCGGGAGTTCAAGGCCTGTTGCCCGTTCCATAACGAGAAGACGCCCAGCTTCACGATCAACGACGAGAAAGGTTTCTATCACTGCTTCGGCTGCGGCGCGCATGGGGATGCCATTCGCTGGATGACCGATCACCAGGGCCTCCCGTTCATGGAGGCAGTGAAGGAACTGGCGCTGCAGGCAGGCATGGAAGTCCCTGCCCCCGATCCGCGCGCGGCGAAACGGGCGGAGCAGCAGAAGTCGCTGCACGACGTGATGCAGGCAGCGCAGGATTTCTTCGTGCGCTGCCTTGGCGAGGAGCGCGGGACCGAGGCGCGGCGCTATCTGGCCTCGCGCGGGTTTCCGGCTGGAATCGTTCGGGATTTCGGCTTCGGCTTCGCACCGGACAGCCGCACCGCCCTGAAGGAGGCGCTGTCCGGGTTTCCGGACGAAATGCTGATCGAGGCAGGCCTGCGCATCGTCGTGGAAGGCAAGGAGCCCTACGACCGGTTCCGGGGCCGCCTGATGCTGCCGATCCTAGATCCGCGCGGACGGGTGATAGCGTTCGGCGGACGCATCCTGACGGCGGAAAAGACCGACGCCCCCAAATACCTCAATTCGCCCGACACGCCGCTCTTCGACAAGGGGCGGACGGTCTATAATCTCCACCGCGCCGGCCCCGCCTCGCGCCAGAACGGGCGCGTGGTGGTGGTCGAAGGGTACATGGACGTGGTCGCACTTGCGGCCGCGGGCATCGGTGAGGCGGTGGCGCCGCTGGGCACCGCGCTGACCGAGCACCAGATCGAGCGGCTGTGGCGGCTGGTGGAAACACCGACGCTTTGCTTCGACGGCGATGCCGCCGGGCAGCGCGCGGCGATGCGGGCGATTACCCGCGCCCTTCCCCTGCTCCGCCCCGGCCATTCGCTTCGCATCGTGACTCTGCCGCAGGGAATGGACCCGGACGACGTCGTTAAGAAGCAGGGTCCGGCGGCGATGGAAGCGCTGCTCGACGGGGCGCGCAGCCTCGTCGACGTGCTGTGGGAAGTGGAGCGCGATGCCGCGCCGCTCGCGACTCCGGAGGACAAGGCCGGGCTCAAGGCGCGGTTGCTCGCCCATTGCGAGACCATCCAGCATCCCGACATCAAATCGCTGTACCGTCGCGAGCTGACAGAGCGATTCGGCGAACTTGCCTTTGCCCGCAAGGAGCGCGCGCCGTTCCAGCCCCGGCAGGGCGGATCGGCGGCCCGTGGCAAGGGACAGCCGTGGAAGCCCGCGCCGCCGCCGCTTGCCGAGCAGGACAAGGCAAAGATGCTGCGAATCGGGACCGGGCCAAGCACGAGCCTGCTGGCCGCGGTGCTGGACGGACTGCTGCGCCATCCGCAACAGATTGCCCGCCACGCCGATTCGCTTGCCAGGCTTCGACCGGACGATCCGGCCACCTGCGCGCTGATCGACGCCCTGCTGGTCCTCTCGGATGGCGTGCAACCGCTTGAAAGCGAAGCGCTGCGCCCCATATTGCTGGAACGAGGGCTTCGGCTCCCGTCGGCGCAGGACTACGCCGGAATGCGATTCGGCTTTCTGACCGGTAGCGGTGATTCGGCAGCGGATGAACTTGCCGAAGCAGTCGCCATCCTGGTCGAGTGGCCGGCGGTGGAAGAGGCGCTGGCAGAGGCCACGAGACGCGCCGAAACCGAGCTTTCCGACGAAAACTTTGCCGAACAGCAAAGATTGCGCGCGCGGAGTATGGCATTGCGTGCCCGTTTGGGGCAAATGGGCCGTGCTCGTGCTGCGTTATAA